One Thioclava electrotropha DNA segment encodes these proteins:
- a CDS encoding LysR family transcriptional regulator: MNIEHARTFLAVADTGSFVAAAERLHVTQSTVSARIRALEDQLGTRLFTRNKAGAALTAGGGRFLKHAAQMVRALERARHDVGLPGRFRARVVIGARFGLWEGLMMKWFANIQRTHPRVSFHSEIGFEPELMQALVDGRMDIGVMFTPQRRPMLELLPLLTEQLVLVSTEPTASMQPDGYIHVEWGPEFDNQFRAGFPEFPGHALSANIAWLGLQYLKFNGGSGYFPRRLVEHQIDSGALFPVPGAPVFELPAWIVIREDRNKALVDPMVQSLMAGLVAP, translated from the coding sequence ATGAACATCGAACATGCCAGAACTTTCCTTGCCGTCGCCGATACCGGCAGCTTCGTCGCGGCCGCCGAAAGGCTTCACGTCACCCAGTCAACCGTGAGCGCCCGTATCCGGGCACTCGAAGATCAGTTGGGCACCAGGCTTTTCACTCGCAACAAGGCCGGCGCGGCGCTGACTGCGGGCGGTGGCCGGTTCCTGAAGCATGCAGCGCAGATGGTGCGAGCCCTCGAACGCGCGCGGCACGACGTCGGCCTTCCTGGACGATTCCGCGCGCGTGTCGTCATCGGTGCGCGCTTCGGCCTGTGGGAAGGGCTGATGATGAAATGGTTCGCCAATATCCAGCGGACCCATCCCCGGGTTTCGTTTCATTCCGAAATCGGCTTCGAGCCGGAACTGATGCAGGCGCTGGTCGACGGGCGGATGGATATCGGAGTTATGTTCACCCCGCAGCGCCGGCCGATGCTCGAGCTCCTACCATTGCTTACTGAACAGCTGGTGCTCGTCTCCACCGAACCGACCGCTAGCATGCAGCCTGACGGCTATATCCATGTCGAGTGGGGCCCGGAATTCGACAATCAGTTCCGCGCTGGCTTTCCGGAGTTTCCCGGTCATGCACTCTCGGCCAATATCGCCTGGCTCGGCCTTCAATATCTCAAGTTCAATGGCGGCAGCGGCTATTTTCCCCGGCGTCTGGTCGAACACCAGATCGATAGCGGCGCCCTGTTCCCGGTGCCCGGTGCGCCGGTGTTCGAATTGCCGGCGTGGATCGTGATCCGCGAGGATCGCAACAAAGCGCTTGTTGATCCGATGGTCCAGAGTTTGATGGCTGGCCTTGTGGCGCCTTGA
- a CDS encoding NAD(P)H-dependent flavin oxidoreductase produces MTDQPINPLHTPLCDLLGCAQPVLLAGMGGVSRWELVAAVANAGGYGILGMVREDPALIAAEVTALRDATDRPFAVNLIPAATEPALLDAQIACCLDLGVPAFSFFWDVMPDVVARVKRAGCLVLHQVGTVEAARIAEEAGADVIIAQGVEAGGHVHGRHPAFGLAEQILAQTDLPVVVSGGIATGEGLAAALTIGADGVQCGTAFLATEESFAHPYHKSRITEATGDDTVLTDVFVLNWPKGAAVRVIANSVTESVDGHYLGHDPDSLPREAIARDGDQPRLRFSTDSPLRTTTGDLEAMALYAGQGVGALNDVPKAAARLDGMVAQARHLLEHPF; encoded by the coding sequence ATGACGGACCAGCCAATAAACCCGCTGCACACACCGCTTTGCGACCTGCTGGGGTGCGCCCAGCCAGTTCTGCTGGCCGGGATGGGCGGCGTTTCCCGCTGGGAACTGGTCGCCGCCGTGGCCAATGCGGGCGGTTACGGGATTTTGGGCATGGTGCGCGAAGACCCAGCCCTGATCGCCGCAGAGGTTACTGCGCTGCGGGACGCGACTGACCGACCTTTTGCCGTCAACTTGATCCCCGCGGCGACCGAACCAGCGCTGCTCGATGCGCAGATCGCCTGCTGTCTCGATCTTGGCGTGCCGGCATTCAGCTTTTTCTGGGACGTGATGCCTGACGTGGTGGCCCGCGTGAAACGTGCCGGTTGCCTTGTTCTGCATCAGGTCGGCACGGTCGAGGCAGCGCGGATCGCCGAAGAGGCCGGAGCGGATGTGATCATCGCGCAGGGCGTCGAGGCGGGCGGTCACGTGCATGGACGACATCCGGCTTTCGGGCTGGCCGAGCAAATCCTTGCGCAGACCGACCTGCCGGTCGTCGTCTCCGGAGGGATCGCAACGGGTGAGGGTCTCGCCGCCGCGTTGACCATCGGCGCCGATGGCGTGCAATGCGGCACGGCCTTTCTGGCGACCGAGGAATCCTTCGCTCATCCCTATCACAAATCTCGAATCACGGAGGCCACCGGCGACGACACGGTTCTGACCGATGTTTTCGTTCTGAACTGGCCCAAGGGCGCTGCGGTGCGGGTGATCGCCAATAGCGTGACCGAGAGCGTGGACGGACATTATCTCGGCCACGACCCTGACAGTCTTCCGCGCGAGGCCATCGCCCGCGACGGCGATCAGCCGCGCCTCCGCTTCAGCACGGATTCGCCGCTGCGAACCACGACCGGCGACTTGGAGGCGATGGCACTCTATGCGGGCCAGGGTGTGGGTGCGCTAAACGATGTCCCCAAGGCCGCTGCACGTCTGGACGGCATGGTCGCGCAGGCCCGCCATCTCCTGGAACACCCGTTTTGA
- a CDS encoding DUF488 domain-containing protein — protein MPSASPPTSEAPGELIRVKRIYRAARVSDGKRILVDRLWPRGMAKDRARLFHWCKEIAPSDELRRWFHEHPDRWQEFTTRYEAELAAHDDLVRELAEYARENVVTLLYASKDEAHNNAVVLRDYLRQWL, from the coding sequence ATGCCGTCAGCAAGCCCCCCCACCTCCGAAGCTCCTGGCGAGCTTATCCGCGTCAAGCGGATCTATCGCGCGGCACGCGTGTCAGATGGCAAGCGGATATTGGTCGATCGTCTCTGGCCGCGCGGCATGGCGAAGGACCGCGCCAGACTGTTTCACTGGTGCAAGGAGATCGCGCCGAGCGACGAATTGCGGCGCTGGTTCCACGAGCACCCTGATAGGTGGCAGGAGTTCACCACGCGTTATGAGGCGGAACTTGCCGCTCATGACGATTTGGTCCGCGAGCTCGCCGAATATGCACGCGAGAACGTCGTTACGCTACTTTATGCTTCAAAGGACGAGGCACATAATAACGCCGTCGTGTTACGTGATTACCTGCGCCAATGGTTATAG
- a CDS encoding carboxymuconolactone decarboxylase family protein: MESHVKAARRAGASDEQVMEAIWGAAEMRAGASWTHALKAVEMIGDTDKPDS; this comes from the coding sequence ATCGAGAGCCATGTCAAAGCAGCCCGGCGCGCGGGCGCCTCGGACGAACAGGTCATGGAAGCGATTTGGGGCGCCGCGGAAATGCGCGCCGGCGCCTCTTGGACCCATGCTCTGAAAGCAGTTGAGATGATCGGCGACACGGACAAGCCGGACAGCTGA
- a CDS encoding hemerythrin domain-containing protein, with product MTRPLPPQDSASLTRYIESEYHAKHRAHLPELAALSEKVETVHAGQADVPAGLSALLHRMIGGLEVHMKKEELVLFPAIRNAAPRLDGPIATMRADHDDHEAEVGQIRQLTNDLTLPDGACTSWTRLYAGVGEFLEDLAAHIRLENDVLFPKFETQGAGHV from the coding sequence ATGACGAGACCGCTACCCCCGCAAGATTCCGCCAGCCTCACCCGCTACATCGAGTCAGAGTATCACGCCAAGCATCGCGCTCACTTGCCTGAACTGGCGGCGCTCTCGGAAAAGGTGGAGACCGTCCATGCCGGGCAGGCAGATGTCCCTGCCGGGCTGTCCGCGCTACTGCACCGGATGATCGGCGGGCTCGAAGTCCACATGAAGAAGGAGGAGCTGGTTCTGTTTCCCGCCATCCGCAACGCGGCACCGAGGCTGGACGGGCCGATCGCTACAATGCGCGCGGATCACGACGACCATGAGGCGGAGGTCGGACAGATCCGGCAATTGACAAACGATCTGACATTGCCGGACGGTGCATGCACAAGCTGGACGCGGCTCTATGCCGGGGTCGGTGAATTTCTTGAAGACCTAGCAGCCCATATCCGGCTGGAAAACGACGTGTTATTCCCGAAATTCGAAACCCAAGGCGCAGGCCATGTCTGA
- a CDS encoding group III truncated hemoglobin, with protein sequence MSLKFKFSGDPMSPADRQIISARPEKTDAIMAQTGLDEDKLTQLVHRFYDKVRADAVLGPIFASRIPDWGPHLQRMVDFWSSVALMTGRYHGAPMQVHASLPVEWDHFERWLMLFRETAIETCPPEGAAHVIERAERIARSLHMAVESAKPRTVPSLL encoded by the coding sequence ATGAGCCTCAAGTTCAAATTCTCGGGGGATCCCATGTCACCTGCTGATCGACAGATCATATCCGCGCGCCCCGAAAAGACCGATGCGATCATGGCGCAAACGGGTTTGGACGAGGATAAACTGACCCAGTTGGTGCATCGTTTCTACGACAAGGTGCGTGCTGACGCAGTTCTCGGGCCGATCTTCGCCTCCAGGATTCCCGATTGGGGGCCGCATTTGCAGCGGATGGTGGATTTCTGGTCTTCGGTAGCACTCATGACCGGTCGTTATCATGGCGCCCCGATGCAGGTTCATGCGTCCTTGCCAGTGGAATGGGATCATTTCGAACGCTGGCTGATGCTGTTCCGCGAGACCGCGATCGAGACCTGTCCCCCCGAGGGGGCCGCCCATGTCATCGAACGCGCCGAACGGATCGCGCGCTCGCTCCATATGGCGGTCGAGAGCGCCAAGCCCCGAACCGTCCCCTCTTTGCTCTAA
- a CDS encoding cytochrome c oxidase subunit 3: MTDQTQTALDDLPGDLLMWVLIISELLVFGAGLIVFLSVRITDPTGFAEAQNALNRTAAATNTIILLTSGFFAALALNLRQSRKRGGARVSLVCAALLGAAFLWIKGAEFASKAAQGIVWDTHPFFNFYFLLTGFHAAHVAAGVILLLLVAWRDHVGNIEDATAFWHMVDLIWVLLFPVVYLLQ; this comes from the coding sequence ATGACGGATCAAACACAAACTGCATTGGACGATTTGCCAGGCGATCTTTTGATGTGGGTTCTCATTATCAGCGAATTGCTGGTTTTCGGGGCGGGGTTGATCGTTTTCTTGTCGGTGCGGATCACTGATCCGACGGGCTTTGCCGAAGCGCAGAATGCGCTGAACCGGACTGCCGCTGCGACCAACACGATTATCTTGCTGACGAGCGGCTTTTTCGCTGCCCTGGCGTTGAATCTAAGGCAATCGCGCAAGCGTGGCGGCGCACGCGTTTCTCTTGTGTGTGCCGCTTTGCTCGGCGCGGCATTTCTCTGGATCAAGGGCGCCGAATTCGCGTCCAAGGCCGCGCAAGGCATTGTCTGGGACACGCATCCTTTCTTCAATTTCTACTTCCTGCTGACCGGATTTCACGCCGCGCATGTCGCAGCCGGCGTCATCCTGTTGCTGCTGGTGGCGTGGCGCGATCATGTGGGAAATATCGAGGATGCGACCGCGTTCTGGCACATGGTCGATCTGATCTGGGTGCTGCTCTTTCCAGTGGTCTATCTCCTGCAATGA
- the hemN gene encoding oxygen-independent coproporphyrinogen III oxidase gives MEHTETLRALGLFDSRVPRYTSYPTAAAFAPDTGASFQRHALERLDPSEPVSVYMHIPFCERLCWFCACHTQGTKTLGPVESYIEALEAELEMVRGIIPNGLKMGRLHWGGGTPTILPPELIHRLSESIRRVFPPAQEFEFSVEIDPTMVDRAKIEALASEGMNRASIGIQDFHPEVQKAIGRLQPFETTRACVEDLRAAGIASLNTDLVYGLPHQSLARIEDTIEKVLTFIPDRVALFGYAHVPWVSKRQKLIDEEALPDDLARYHLATRAGELFVAAGLTAIGIDHFARPADTLTAALEAGRLRRNFQGYTTDTCSTLIGLGASSISHFSEGYVQNAPATAAYQQRIASGVFPGARGYQLSPEDQLRARAIEELMCRFAVDLDDLSQEFGSDAQKLLPCLTEMATRFAPFASLTGKRIGIAPEGRPLTRMIASVLDQHVPEGVRYSRAS, from the coding sequence ATGGAACACACAGAAACACTTCGGGCCCTTGGCCTCTTCGACTCGCGCGTGCCGCGTTACACGTCCTACCCGACTGCGGCGGCATTTGCGCCCGACACCGGCGCGTCCTTTCAACGCCATGCGCTTGAACGGTTGGACCCGAGCGAGCCTGTGTCGGTCTACATGCACATCCCGTTTTGCGAGCGCCTTTGCTGGTTCTGCGCCTGTCACACACAAGGCACGAAAACCCTTGGCCCTGTGGAAAGCTACATCGAGGCGCTCGAGGCAGAGCTCGAAATGGTGCGCGGCATCATACCGAACGGCCTAAAAATGGGCCGCCTTCACTGGGGTGGCGGAACGCCCACCATCCTGCCGCCGGAATTGATACATCGCCTCTCGGAGTCGATACGCCGCGTGTTTCCACCAGCTCAGGAGTTCGAGTTCTCGGTGGAGATCGACCCGACCATGGTCGATCGCGCGAAAATCGAAGCTCTCGCTTCCGAAGGGATGAACCGCGCCTCGATCGGCATTCAGGATTTCCATCCTGAAGTCCAGAAAGCCATCGGCCGCCTGCAACCGTTCGAAACCACACGCGCGTGCGTCGAAGACTTGCGTGCAGCCGGCATCGCCTCTCTCAACACCGATCTGGTCTATGGCCTCCCGCACCAGAGCCTCGCACGTATCGAAGACACGATCGAAAAGGTTCTCACCTTTATTCCGGACCGGGTTGCGCTCTTTGGTTACGCGCATGTGCCTTGGGTTTCAAAACGACAAAAGCTGATCGACGAAGAGGCGCTGCCGGACGATCTGGCGCGCTACCACCTCGCCACGCGCGCCGGAGAATTGTTTGTCGCGGCTGGCCTCACAGCTATCGGCATCGACCATTTCGCGCGCCCCGCCGACACTCTGACGGCGGCGCTCGAGGCCGGACGACTGCGCCGCAATTTCCAAGGATACACGACCGACACATGCAGCACCCTAATAGGGCTTGGGGCATCGTCGATTTCGCACTTTTCGGAAGGTTATGTCCAGAATGCGCCCGCGACCGCAGCTTATCAGCAGCGGATCGCAAGCGGTGTCTTTCCGGGCGCTCGTGGCTACCAGTTAAGCCCCGAAGACCAGCTGCGCGCTCGGGCGATCGAGGAGTTGATGTGTCGGTTCGCAGTTGATCTTGACGATTTGAGCCAGGAGTTCGGCAGCGATGCCCAGAAGCTGCTACCTTGCCTGACGGAAATGGCCACGCGCTTCGCGCCCTTCGCAAGCCTGACGGGGAAGCGCATCGGCATTGCACCGGAAGGTCGACCGTTAACACGGATGATCGCTTCGGTTCTCGATCAGCACGTGCCCGAGGGGGTGCGCTATTCGCGCGCGTCCTGA
- a CDS encoding DUF6522 family protein, which yields MRNVSFTTDGFTVDAELVGRAFGFPPSDVLAKLREGEVTSRCEAGVDDDAGRWRLTFYSGGRALRLVVDENGTILSRGTFPSHAPVAAPRDLETTHSTS from the coding sequence ATGCGTAACGTGTCTTTCACCACTGACGGTTTCACGGTCGACGCAGAACTCGTTGGACGCGCTTTCGGCTTCCCACCATCCGATGTTCTCGCGAAACTCCGCGAGGGCGAGGTCACAAGCAGATGCGAGGCCGGTGTCGATGACGATGCCGGGCGGTGGCGGCTGACCTTCTACTCTGGCGGTCGCGCTCTACGCCTCGTTGTCGATGAGAACGGCACGATCCTGTCACGCGGCACCTTTCCCTCACACGCACCCGTTGCGGCTCCGCGCGACCTCGAGACGACACATTCGACCTCCTGA
- a CDS encoding Rrf2 family transcriptional regulator, translating to MRLTSFTDFGLRALMRMASAPERAFSTAEIADEFGISRHHLNKVIQRLARHGFVTTRRGTGGGAMLGRPAHEIVLGDLVRLLEQDQAIVECFSPDGACCITPVCGLKGRLRAAEIAFLAELDRSTLADIALPATVPAAV from the coding sequence ATGCGCCTGACCAGTTTCACAGATTTCGGACTCCGAGCGCTGATGCGGATGGCCAGCGCGCCGGAGCGCGCCTTCTCGACAGCCGAGATCGCCGATGAGTTCGGTATCTCTCGCCACCACCTGAATAAAGTCATTCAGCGCCTGGCCCGGCACGGCTTCGTGACCACGCGGCGCGGGACCGGTGGCGGCGCAATGCTCGGCCGCCCCGCCCATGAGATCGTTCTTGGAGACCTCGTGCGGCTTCTCGAGCAGGACCAGGCCATTGTCGAATGCTTCTCTCCTGACGGCGCGTGCTGCATTACCCCCGTCTGCGGCCTGAAGGGTAGACTCCGCGCCGCAGAGATCGCTTTTTTGGCGGAACTCGATCGTTCGACGCTGGCAGACATCGCTTTGCCGGCCACTGTTCCAGCTGCGGTCTGA
- a CDS encoding calcium/sodium antiporter, which produces MAMRLLRRAQLGTEKEMLHDLLFVAAGLGLLFVGGEGLVRGSVAIAERLGISKLLIGLIIVGFGTSTPELLVSVNAAIDGAPEIALGNVVGSNIANILLIVGVAAVITPILGWTRTAVREALVATLVSLATYALVQGEIITRTEGVAMLLVLAGYLFSSYWLEKRNRQTKAFQHEAEEFEDISLPRPWLAPLLVIVGISALVFGADFLVEGAVNIAREFGVPDAVIGLSLVAIGTSLPELATSIVAAIRRHPDVVLGNVIGSNIFNILAILGVTVAIQPIEVSTRFREIDTPVMLASSLILLGLLFATKKIGRVWGALMLAAYAAYMVLLFSNGIAS; this is translated from the coding sequence ATGGCGATGCGTCTTCTTAGGCGAGCGCAACTCGGGACAGAAAAAGAAATGTTGCATGACCTCCTCTTCGTGGCTGCCGGCCTTGGCCTCCTTTTTGTCGGCGGCGAAGGGCTCGTGCGTGGCTCGGTCGCAATTGCCGAGCGCCTCGGCATATCTAAGCTTCTAATCGGTCTGATCATCGTCGGTTTCGGCACGTCGACACCGGAACTGCTTGTCTCCGTGAACGCTGCCATAGACGGCGCGCCTGAGATTGCATTGGGTAACGTCGTAGGCTCGAACATCGCGAACATTCTGCTCATTGTCGGCGTGGCAGCAGTTATCACACCGATCCTCGGCTGGACGCGAACAGCTGTGCGAGAGGCGCTGGTCGCAACACTTGTTTCGCTGGCGACCTACGCTCTTGTTCAGGGAGAAATCATTACCCGCACCGAAGGCGTCGCAATGCTCCTGGTCCTCGCGGGTTACCTCTTTTCGAGCTACTGGTTGGAAAAGAGGAATCGCCAGACAAAGGCATTTCAACATGAAGCTGAGGAGTTCGAAGACATTTCGCTACCGCGACCTTGGCTTGCGCCGCTCTTGGTCATTGTTGGCATTTCCGCTCTGGTGTTCGGAGCGGACTTTCTGGTCGAAGGGGCAGTAAACATCGCCCGCGAGTTCGGGGTGCCGGACGCGGTAATCGGTCTATCGCTCGTGGCTATCGGAACGTCGCTACCAGAGCTAGCCACCAGTATAGTCGCAGCGATCCGGCGCCACCCCGACGTGGTGCTCGGCAACGTGATCGGATCGAACATCTTCAATATCCTCGCTATCCTCGGCGTCACGGTCGCGATCCAGCCGATCGAAGTCAGCACGCGCTTCCGTGAGATCGACACGCCAGTCATGCTGGCGTCGTCTCTCATACTGCTGGGCTTGCTGTTCGCTACTAAGAAGATTGGTCGCGTGTGGGGTGCGCTGATGTTGGCCGCCTACGCCGCATATATGGTGCTCTTGTTTTCCAACGGGATTGCCAGCTAG
- a CDS encoding phosphogluconate dehydrogenase C-terminal domain-containing protein, whose translation MTAVALFGAGGKMGVRLAQNLKKSDYEVRHVEVSDAGKARLADEVGVEAVAPEAALHGAEIVILAVPDTVIGQVARKIVPDLAPGTMVVVLDAAAPFAGHLPEREDITYFVTHPCHPPIFNDESTEAGRKDHFGGIAAQQGIVNALMQGPEEHYAMGEAVAKVIYAPVARSYRVTVDQMALLEPGLSETVCASLLVVMREAMDEVVARGVSYDCARDFLLGHMNILGAVIFDEIEGQFSDACNKAIEFGKPALMREDWKSVLEPAEISASIQRIT comes from the coding sequence ATGACGGCAGTTGCGCTGTTCGGAGCGGGCGGGAAAATGGGCGTTCGCCTTGCCCAGAACCTGAAGAAATCCGACTACGAGGTGCGCCATGTCGAGGTGAGCGATGCGGGCAAGGCACGTCTGGCCGATGAAGTTGGCGTCGAGGCGGTCGCGCCCGAAGCCGCGCTCCACGGGGCGGAGATCGTGATCCTCGCTGTTCCTGACACGGTGATCGGACAGGTTGCGCGCAAGATCGTGCCGGATCTCGCACCAGGGACGATGGTCGTCGTGCTTGACGCAGCGGCGCCGTTCGCCGGGCATCTGCCCGAGCGCGAGGACATCACCTATTTCGTGACGCATCCCTGCCACCCGCCGATCTTCAACGACGAAAGCACCGAAGCCGGACGCAAAGACCACTTCGGCGGGATCGCGGCACAGCAGGGTATCGTCAACGCGCTGATGCAGGGCCCCGAGGAGCACTACGCGATGGGCGAGGCGGTCGCGAAGGTGATCTACGCACCGGTCGCGCGCAGCTACCGCGTGACGGTCGACCAGATGGCGCTGTTGGAGCCGGGTCTGTCGGAGACGGTCTGCGCCTCGCTGCTCGTCGTAATGCGCGAAGCGATGGACGAAGTCGTCGCGCGCGGCGTGAGCTATGACTGCGCGCGGGATTTCCTGCTGGGGCACATGAACATTCTCGGTGCGGTAATCTTCGACGAGATTGAGGGGCAATTCTCCGACGCCTGTAACAAGGCGATCGAGTTCGGGAAACCGGCGCTGATGCGCGAAGACTGGAAATCCGTTCTCGAGCCTGCGGAAATTTCCGCCTCGATCCAGCGGATCACCTGA
- a CDS encoding four-carbon acid sugar kinase family protein, which produces MKPRLAWFGDDFTGSAAVMEVLAFAGLRAVLFSDIPTLELRARFGEVDAIGLASTARTDTPERMRRTLSKPLKWLHDTGADLLHYKVCSTFDSSPQSGSIGCAIETALKVRPSRVVPLVTAAPQMRRYQAFGHLYAGSFDGVFRLDRHPVMARHPVTPMQESDLLRHLALQTDLKSALIDFEQLAEDGGENALNAASAAGARIVSIDSMEPASEEAVGKLLWSHRRDSGLVVGSQGVEYALVRHWRATGELAPAASPASAGTVDQIAVISGSVSPSTAQQIAWSQAHGFEVIRFDPTSVLTGGAGRQAEIDRTARAALDAQSRGASPLITSATGPDDPDVARFREALTRSDIDADTANERIGRSLGAVLDRVLTEGGLRRAVISGGDTSGHGMRALGISALEAVAPTIPGAALCRAHSETHHDGLEIALKGGQMGSEDFFGWIRAGGGPR; this is translated from the coding sequence ATGAAGCCAAGACTTGCGTGGTTCGGCGATGATTTCACCGGGTCGGCAGCGGTGATGGAGGTCTTGGCCTTTGCCGGGCTCCGTGCCGTTCTGTTCTCGGACATCCCCACGCTGGAACTGCGTGCCCGGTTCGGGGAGGTGGACGCGATCGGATTGGCCTCCACGGCCCGGACCGACACGCCCGAGCGGATGCGCCGCACGCTGTCCAAGCCGCTGAAATGGCTCCACGATACGGGTGCTGATCTGCTGCATTACAAGGTCTGCTCGACGTTCGACTCGTCGCCGCAAAGCGGCAGCATCGGCTGTGCGATAGAGACCGCCCTCAAGGTGCGGCCCTCGCGCGTCGTGCCGCTGGTAACCGCGGCCCCGCAGATGCGTCGCTACCAGGCCTTCGGGCATCTTTACGCGGGTAGTTTCGACGGAGTGTTCCGGCTGGACCGGCACCCGGTCATGGCGCGCCATCCGGTCACACCGATGCAGGAGTCCGACCTTCTGCGCCACCTCGCCCTTCAGACCGATTTGAAAAGCGCCCTGATCGATTTCGAGCAGCTTGCCGAAGACGGCGGAGAGAACGCCCTAAATGCCGCCAGCGCAGCCGGGGCGCGAATCGTTTCGATCGACAGCATGGAGCCCGCGAGCGAGGAGGCCGTCGGGAAACTACTCTGGTCGCACCGGCGAGACTCAGGGCTCGTCGTCGGGTCGCAGGGCGTGGAATATGCGCTTGTCCGACACTGGCGCGCTACCGGAGAGCTCGCGCCCGCCGCGAGCCCCGCATCGGCAGGCACGGTCGATCAGATCGCGGTGATCTCGGGGTCCGTATCGCCAAGCACCGCGCAGCAGATCGCTTGGTCACAGGCGCACGGGTTCGAAGTCATCCGCTTCGATCCCACCTCTGTCCTGACAGGGGGGGCTGGCCGGCAAGCCGAGATCGACCGAACGGCACGCGCCGCACTCGATGCCCAAAGTCGCGGCGCGAGCCCGCTGATAACGTCGGCCACCGGTCCCGACGATCCCGATGTCGCCCGCTTCCGCGAGGCGCTTACCCGCAGCGACATCGACGCGGACACCGCCAATGAGCGGATCGGGCGGTCGCTTGGCGCAGTGCTGGACCGTGTGCTGACGGAAGGTGGGCTGCGCCGCGCCGTGATCTCGGGCGGTGATACGTCGGGGCACGGGATGCGCGCACTCGGTATTTCCGCGCTCGAGGCCGTTGCCCCGACGATCCCCGGCGCCGCGCTGTGCCGCGCCCATTCGGAAACGCATCATGACGGATTGGAGATCGCCCTGAAGGGCGGCCAGATGGGGAGCGAAGACTTCTTTGGCTGGATCAGGGCCGGCGGCGGCCCCCGCTGA
- the nanR gene encoding transcriptional regulator NanR, whose protein sequence is MYRQESTSEEKIVRKKLSEQVVERLHEMIRTRELKPGDAMPSERVLMERFGVGRPAVREALQSLHNSGVITISHGERSRVNEITASTILHQTDDLARLVLDSVPATLDHLKQARQMFEVGMVRRAAEIATPEDIATLRALIEKQRSEINDPRAFIGTDMEFHRKLATMSENPIVTAVSDTMLGWLFEHHISLLHRSGAEEITLAEHAKIVDLIEAHDVEGAVDEMRRHLERSRKSFEIS, encoded by the coding sequence ATGTATCGTCAGGAAAGCACGTCCGAAGAGAAGATCGTGCGCAAGAAGCTCTCCGAACAGGTTGTCGAGCGTCTCCACGAGATGATTCGGACGCGCGAGTTGAAACCTGGCGATGCCATGCCTTCGGAGCGTGTCCTGATGGAGCGTTTCGGGGTCGGTCGTCCCGCCGTGCGCGAAGCGCTGCAATCGCTGCACAATAGCGGCGTCATCACGATCAGCCATGGCGAACGTTCGCGCGTCAACGAGATCACAGCGAGCACGATCCTGCATCAGACGGACGACCTCGCGCGGCTGGTGCTCGATTCCGTGCCTGCGACGCTGGATCACCTCAAGCAGGCGCGGCAGATGTTCGAAGTCGGCATGGTGCGCCGGGCCGCCGAGATCGCGACGCCCGAGGACATCGCAACGCTGCGCGCCCTGATCGAGAAGCAGCGGTCCGAGATCAACGATCCGCGCGCTTTCATTGGCACCGACATGGAGTTTCACCGCAAGCTCGCCACTATGTCGGAAAACCCGATCGTCACTGCTGTCTCCGATACGATGCTCGGCTGGCTGTTTGAGCATCATATCAGCCTGCTGCATCGCTCCGGCGCCGAAGAGATCACTCTCGCGGAACATGCGAAGATCGTGGACCTGATCGAGGCGCATGACGTCGAAGGGGCGGTAGACGAGATGCGGCGCCATCTCGAACGCTCCCGCAAGTCGTTCGAGATCAGCTGA